In Streptomyces sp. HUAS ZL42, the DNA window TCGTGGTCAACACTGCCGGGATCATGATCCTTTCGCCCATCGCGACGCTGGACCTCGACGACCTCGACCGCATGCATCGCACCAACATCCGCGGCACTTTCGTCGTCTCCCAGCAGGCGGCCCGGCGCGTACGCGGCGGCGGCGCGATCATCAACTTCTCAACGTCCGTCACCCGCCTGCAGTTCCCGGCCTACGGCGCCTACGTGGCAAGCAAGGGTGCAGTCGAGGCCATGACGCTCGTACTCGCCCGGGAACTGCGCGGCAAGGACATCACCGTCAACGCCGTTGCACCCGGTCCCACCGCCACTCCGCTCTTCCTCGAGGGCAAGGACGACACGACGATCGCCAACCTGTCCAAGGCGGCACCGCTCGAACGCCTGGGCACCCCACAGGACATCGCCGAAACGGTGGCCTTCCTCGCTGGGCCGGCCCGGTGGATCAACGGTCAGGTCCTCTACGCCAACGGCGGCATCGCCTGATCGCAACGCCCGCAACCGGCCGCAGCCATCGACGGCGTCGGCCGGACCCGGTCGTCCAGACACCCCAGGAGATACGTGTCATGAGCAACATCGTCGTCATCACCGGTGCCTCAAGCGGATTCGGCGCCCTGACGGCCCGCGCCCTCGCAGACGCCGGGCACACCGTGTACGCCGGAATGCGCCAGACCACCACCCGCAACGCCCCGCAGGTCGAAGCCGCTTGCGTCTACAGCAAGGAACACAACGTCGACCTGCGCTCCGTCGAACTCGACGTCACCTCGCAGGAGTCCGTCGACACCGCGATCAGCCGGATCCTCGACGAGCACGGCCGTATCGATGTCCTGATCCACAACGCCGGCCACATGGTCACCGGCCCCACCGAGGCCTTCACCCCCGAGCAGCTCGCCGACCTGTACGACGTGAACGTGCTGTCGACGCAACGCGTCAACCGCGCTGCGCTGCCCAGCATGCGTCACGCGGGCCGAGGCCTGGTGCTCTGGGTGTCCAGCACCAGCGTCAAGGGGGGTACCCCGCCCTATCTGGCACCGTACTTCGCCGCCAAGGCAGCGATGGACTCCCTCGCCGTCAGCTACGCGGCCGAACTGGCCCGCTGGGGAGTGGAGACATCCA includes these proteins:
- a CDS encoding SDR family oxidoreductase, encoding MNNNVTRVALVTGGSGGIGRAVAQRLASDGIAVGVHYAGNKAKADETVAAITSSGGRALAVGGDVADEHAMSAAFDAVEREFGGIDIVVNTAGIMILSPIATLDLDDLDRMHRTNIRGTFVVSQQAARRVRGGGAIINFSTSVTRLQFPAYGAYVASKGAVEAMTLVLARELRGKDITVNAVAPGPTATPLFLEGKDDTTIANLSKAAPLERLGTPQDIAETVAFLAGPARWINGQVLYANGGIA
- a CDS encoding SDR family oxidoreductase; translated protein: MSNIVVITGASSGFGALTARALADAGHTVYAGMRQTTTRNAPQVEAACVYSKEHNVDLRSVELDVTSQESVDTAISRILDEHGRIDVLIHNAGHMVTGPTEAFTPEQLADLYDVNVLSTQRVNRAALPSMRHAGRGLVLWVSSTSVKGGTPPYLAPYFAAKAAMDSLAVSYAAELARWGVETSIVVPGAFTSGTNHFTHSGRPSDHDVEAEYETKYAGLVRQVGEKLTALAPEGAEASLVSDEIARIIALPAGQRPHRVTIDPIDDGSEEVSDVADRIRREFLTRVGLADLLTVSQPVS